AAGTCTGGAATTGGCTGGTGCAACAGTATTGTGCATGGCCCCCGAACCCACCGGGCTAACAAAGGCAGCATGCGTTGTCGTTGGTGCCCACAGTATGGATAGCATTAATGCTGCAGCTAACCGGGTGCTGACTGGCCAAAATACCCGGACTGCCACCTACCAGACTGCTGTTGCTCTCGCAAAAAAATTTGGCGCAGACGATAAGGCCGCATGGAATATCGGTCTTGCCGTAGATGTAGGCGTTCCTGCTGCGTTTGGCCTTTCGGTTGGTGCCGCCCGGGTTGCTTACGTCCGGGCTGGAACGTTCAGAATTGCTGAGCATGAGGCTGTAAGCTCTGTCAGAGCTGGCGGCCACACCATTGCTAAGCACGTCGCAATTTCTGATAAGGATTTACTTGCCAGGTTAGCCCGCAGCCCAAATATGCAATCAGTATCATCATATTATTCAACTCAGATCGCAGAGAAGTCGGTCAGTTCAGCCCTGAAAGCAAACCGACTAAAGATCATTTACTGGGCGAACCGGGGAAATAAAACCAGTCCTCTTGAACTTGTATACCCTACCCGGGTTGCTGTGGGTTATGGGTTCAGGCAGGGTAATGCAACGAAAGAAACATGTTACGCTGTGCGTGTTGTACTGCTTAAGCAAACCTATAACGGAAAACCTTATTATGTTCTCTCGTCTTATCCGTGGATGGGGTAATAAACCTGAAAAACAGTATCCGGCGCTAACCGGTATGCTGAGAGTGTTTTTAAGCTGCCACCATGATGACTTCGGCAATACACTTGAGGAAATGCTTCAGAGCTATGTAACTCATCACATGCCTGTTCTGGAAGCGCGGAATGAAATAAGTATCCTGCTTCAGCATGAGAACGATGATGAATTGAATATCATCATGTCAGCAATTGCGGGCGATGAGTTTCGTCCGGCTCACTGGGGAGAAACATGGCGGAGTTTTTTGATAAGAGTGATGACTACCCTCAGCATTGAAAATAAGTCTTAACGACCGCTATCCGGAGGTCTTTAACCGGGCTGAAACCGGCCACAAGTGACACACTAACTGGCTGGCTTAGAGTTGTTAACCGGATGCTGAATTTACCCGTTCGGGTCGGTTACGCCTTTCGCTAAACCATCCGGGCCACCGTTGCGGTGGCCCGGTTCTGTACGCTTATCAGGCGCGTGATTTCAACTGCGCCAGGATTTCCTCACAGCTGCCGGTTTCACCCAGACGCGGGAAGATCAATTTCACGCTGTTGTTGTGGGTATCCATATTGAGATCGGTCATCGCATCCGTCGCCAGCGTGACGTTGTAACCCAGCTCATACGCCTGGCGCGCGGTCGACTCCACGCCAATGCTGGTCGCAATACCGCAGATTACCACCTGAGTAACGCCGCGCTGTTGCAGCTCATCGTGCAGCGCCGTGGCATGAAACGCACCCCAGGTTTTCTTGGTGATGGTGAGATCATTCTGCTGCGGGGTCATCGCCGGAACCAGCGTCGCCCAGTCGGCAGGGAATTCGCCGCTGTGACGCGCCTGCTCGTTACGGCCCGGTGCGCCACCCGCCACATTCACCAGCACGACCGGCAAATCGTGCGCGCGAAACGCCTCTGCCAGACTCGCACAGCGTTCGATCACCGGCTGCGGTTCATGAACCAGCGGCAGCGCCACAATACCGTGTTGCAGGTCGATAACAATCAGCGCAGTTTTTGCATCAAGTGTGGTTACAGCCATGTTGAATCCTCGGGTTTAATCGTCAGTGAGTCGTTGCAACAGAGGGAGAACGTCTGTCAGCTGCTGCTGTTCTGCCGGGCTGAGTCGCGCTTCAAGCGTCCGGACCAGCCAGTCATCGCGCATCGCGCGACTTGAGTTAATCACCGCGAGGCTCGATTCGGTGGGCAGATAGCGGGTTTTACGGCCATCGTGCGGATCAGGCTCGCCGGTCACCAGTTCTGCCGCCAGCAGCCCGGCCACGGTCGCGCCCATTGACTGAGTGCGGACGCCCTCGGCGGCGGCCAGTTGCGTGACCGTCATCGACCCATCACGCACCAGATGGCCCAGCACCGCGACCTGCGACCAGGTGAGTTCGCCAGGCGGTGCCGACTCGCGCAACCTGCGGCCCAGCTTGCCCACCAGCATGCGCAGCAGGGCAGCGGATTCAGTCAGATCGCTCATTACTCGTCTCCATCGATAAGCGAAAGTATAAAGATACGAAGGTAAACTGTGTAGTTTGCTGCAGTATCAATTTGTAACGTCCGGGCGTTGCAGGTAGTGAATCAGGCTGTGAAAACGCAGCGGCGTGCTGAGCGGGTTACGGTAGCTGTGCAGCACGTCGGCCCTGAACTGAAAGGCGTCTCCGGTAAGCAGACGTCGCCAGAGATCCCCGACGCCCAGCAGGAGTTCACCCTCGATCACCACCACCTGCTCGACGCAGCCTGCTTCATGCGGCGACGAGTGACTCTGCGCGCCCGCTGCCAGCTCCACCGCCAGCAGATCAAAGCGCAGTTGCGGATCGTAAGGCAGCAGCGATCGGACCGACATTTCGGCATTGGGCTGACTGAACCCTGAAGCTGTGCCGGAAGGCAGCGTGCTGCCGTCGATAAAAAACGAAAAGGGAACGTTGAAACCAGTGGCAATTTTCCACAGCGTCGCCACAGTGGGGCTCGACTCGCCGCGCTCGATCTGCCCCAGCATTGCTTTACTGACGCCGGTTCGCTCCGCCGTCAGCGTCAGGCTCCAGCCATTGGCCTGGCGCAACTGTCTGAGCGCGCCGCTCAGGTGTTGATGAAAATCCGCCATTTTTTCTCCTGAATTCAGGTCCTGATGAGGGACATTATGGCGATAGTGTAACACTTGTGCGTTATAGCGCATCATGCGACCATGTGCGCTATAACGCACAATTTCACTGAGAGTCCGATCATGACGAGAGCAGAACCGTCCCGTTTTACCCTGCCGATGCTGGTCTCCGGCTTCGTTGCCGTGCTGGTGGGCTACAGCAGCAGCGGCGCGATTATCTATCAGATGTTTCAGGCGGCTGGCGCCACACCTGCGCAGATTGGCGGATGGCTCTCGGTGCTGGGTCTCGCGCAGGGGATCGTCTCGCTGGGTCTGTCATTACGCTACCGCATGCCGGTACTGGCCGCCTGGTCCACGCCGGGTGCCGCGCTGCTGGCCACCAGTTTTCACGGCGTTTCGCTGAATGAGGCGGTGGGCGTCTTTGTTTTCGCCAACCTGCTGATTGTTGTGTGCGGCGTGACCGGCCTGTTTGCCCGGCTGATGAACCACATTCCCGCCTCGCTGGCGGCGGCGATGCTGGCGGGTATTCTGCTGCGCTTCGGGCTTCAGACTTTTGCCGATTTGCAGAGCAACTTTGTGCTGTGCGGCAGCATGTGTCTGGCCTGGCTGCTGGCCCGACGCTGGCTGGCCCGCTATGCCATTCTGGTGACACTACTGGTGGGGATTGTCGTCGCGCTGGCCCAGCACGCCATCCACTTTCCGCCGCAGTCGATTATGCTGGCGCTGCCGGAACCGGTTATGCCGCATTTTACCCTGACGACGCTGCTGGGAATTGGCGTGCCCTATTTCATGGTGACAATGGCGTCGCAGAATGCCCCCGGCATCGCGACGTTACACGCGCACGGCTACCGACCGCCGGTCTCGTCACTGATTAGCTGGACCGGCTTCACAGCCCTGCTGCTGTCGCCGTTTGGCGGTTTTTCAGTTTGCGTAGCGGCGATTTCGGCGGCGATCTGCATGAGCGATGAGGTTGACGCTAATCCTCAGCAGCGCTGGCGTGCGGCGGTGCTGGCCGGGGTGTTCTATCTGCTGGCGGGCGCGTCCGGTGCGCTGATCGCCGTGCTGTTCAGTGCCCTGCCTGCGGTGCTGATTGAGGCGCTGGCGGGTCTGGCACTGCTTGCCACGCTGGGCGGCAGCCTGCATCGCGCACTCGATGTGCCTGCCGAACGCGACAGCGCGCTGATCACGTTTCTGCTCACCGCGTCGGGCGTTTCTCTGATGGGTATTGGCCCTGCCTTCTGGGGACTGGTGGGCGGCGTGCTGGCTCACCTGCTGCTGCTGCGTAAAACCACCTGATTGCGTGATACCTGCTGAAATATCGGTTATTTTTCCACCCGCCGATGAAAAAAACACTGGATTTACCTCCTTTTCTGCCGTTTGATTTGTCATTGCCCCGCGTAAAATCAACCTAATCGTCGATAACACGCGATTTTCTGCCTCAGACAACGACCGATAAGGGCCCAACAGGTGGCAAAAACTATTCTGCGCAGCGGTAATTTAGATGCAGTTCTGGCGTTAGGTGAAAATGGCCAGCCGGTCTATGCCTCAGCACTGCAAATTCGTGAAACCCTGCGCCTGCGCCGTCAGGGCGCACTGGCAGATTGCCTGGCGATTCCCCAGGCCAATGAACGGGGCGATCGCCTCGACTGGTATGCCCCTTTTAGCGGTCGGGTGAAATCCTGGCTGGGCGCCAGCGATCATGAACGTCGCGCGGCGCTGCAACAGCTCACCGCCTGTCAGCAGGATATGCAGGAGCTCAGTACGCGCGCGCGCGCGGCAGAGAACCCGTCGATGCGCCTGTTTGGTGCCCTGCTGAGCAAAACGCTGCAATTCCCCGACCAGCAGTATGTCTATCTGGTTGATGGCAAACCGGTTATCACCTTCTGGGGCTTTGTCGATGCCCAGGCACGCAGTCGAGATGACGCGCTGGCCTGCCTGCGTGACACGCTGGAAGAGAACCTGCCGGCTACGCTGGTTGAACCGCTGCCTGAGCTGCCTGCTGCACCAGTGGTCGCTGAGCCAGTCGTTATTGCTGAGCCCGAACCTGAATCCACACCTGAACCCGAAGTTGTTGCAGAACTGCTGCCGGTTGCGGCATCCGCTGAACCACAGCCGGTCACGCCAGTGGCGGCCCGCCGCCGTTTCCGCGTCTGGTATCTGTTACCCCCCGTGGCGATTGCTGCTGCCGTGACGGTAGCCGTGCTGCTGCATAAACCGGAACCTGTGGTTACACCGGTTGCCACAACGAAGCCGGTAACTACCCCAGCGCCGGTATCCACCCCGGCACCCGCGGCGACTCAGGCACCGGTTGCGGCGACACAGTCTGCTGCACCGTCCGCTACGACACCTGCGGAGACAGCAACGACTGAGAAACAGCCCGAATCGCTGCCGCTGAAACCAGCCAGTGCTGGTACGACCGAAGCCGCGCCTGCCGCTTCATCTGCTACCCTTGCCAGTGTAGTAACGCCGCCGGTTCCGGCGAAAGCCGATGACCTGATCGTGACCCCGGACGCCGTGCGTGAAGGTCAGGTGCAGGTGATTGATGGCCGCTGGCGTGTCACTATCGACCAGATACAGACGCCAACCGGTAAACCGCCGGTGATGCGTTTCCAGTTTAAAAATGGCAAAGGCACCGTGCAGGTCGCCCAGGGCAATACCATCTGTAAAGCCGATGTCAGCGCCGCCATGACCAGTGCCGGTAACCTGGTGATTGAGAGCCGCTACACGGCGAAATGTCAGAACAATTCGCGCTACCGTATGCCACTGCTGGTCTGCCATGCGAGTATGGGCGCCGCCGTGTGTGAAGCACAGTATGCTGATGACCGGGTCTTCCCGATGACGATTAAGCGTGAGAGTAAATAACGATGCTGGCTCCCCTGATCGATGACAAACAAAAAATTTCGCTGATTGAAAACAGCGGTGTGCAGTTTCTGGATTTTGGCCTGCAACTCTCTGATACCCCGGCGCGCCGCCAGTTTGTGCGCCAGACTGCCAACGGCCCACTGTTACGCCTTAAGGTCGATGGCAACAGCGGCAAGTTCCTGCTCTACCCGGAAGATGGAGGTGCCGCTGAAGTGGTGCGCCCGGAGTCCGATATCGCCCTGGCGGATTCACTGACCCTGCTGTCGGCCTGCTGGCTGCCGTTGCCGATGCTGCGCTGCGCCAGCGGACGCCGTTTTATCGGCGGCCCTGAAAACTGGGCGCGTATGCGTCTGGTAGCCCTGCCCGCGCCCGATGCGGCGGGCAATACCCATCGCGTCAGCCTGGCCTTCGATACCCGCTGCGTGGCGGAGCAGGATGGCGGCGAACAGCTCGGCCTCAGCGCTGCCGATGCGCAGAATGGCGTGACCTTTGCGCTCGCCTGGCACAACTACGAGCTGGGTGAGTTTCTGGACCTGACCTGGGTGGACGGCTGGCTGCGCGAATCCTTTACCGATCGCGTTTCCGATCGCCGCGAACAGGCGATTAATCAGGCGCTGCGCGAGTTTGAGTATCAGGCGCACTACCTCAATCTGCTGGAGCTGCTGGGCGAACAGCTCGACCTCAGCGAAATCCATATTCAGGCCGCCACGCTGCAGACCCCGGCGGTCAACGTCGATATCATTCTGGATGTCGGCAACTCCCATACCTGCGGCGTGCTGGTGGAAGATCATCCGGAAGAGAGCAACGGCCTGAAGCAGACCTATGAGCTGCAACTGCGCGATCTCTCTGAGCCGCATCAGGTTTACAACGAGCTGTTTGATAGCCGTCTGGAGTTTGCCGAGACCCGTTTTGGCAAAGCCAACTTCTCGCTGGAGAGCGGTCGTGAGCAGGCCTTTATGTGGCCCTCTCTGACGCGCGTCGGACGCGAAGCGAGCCGTCTGGCCCTGCAGCGTGTGGGACTGGAAGGCAGCACCGGCCTCTCCAGCCCGCGCCGTTATCTGTGGGATGAAGCGCGCTATCAGCCAGGCTGGCGTTTTAATACCCCTGGCGATCAGGCTGAACCGCTGGCCTATGCCGCGCCCTTCACCACCCTGCTGAACGACGAAGGCCAGCCGCTCTCTACGCTGGCACCTGACGATCGTCTGCCGGTCTTCTCACCGCACTACAGCCGCAGTTCGCTGATGACCTTCATGCTGTGCGAGCTGCTGGCTCAGGCGCTGATGCAGATGAACAGTGCGGCACAGCGTCAGCGGATGCCGCAGAGCCACGCGCCGCGTCAGCTGCGCCATGTGATTCTGACGCTGCCGTCAGCGATGCCGAAGCCGGAGCGCGAAATTTTCCGCCGCCGGATGCAGGAAGCGCTGGCGCTGGTCTGGAAAGCGGAAGGCTGGCTGGCGGACGAAGATGACCTGTCACCTTCGCTGCCGCGCCAGAACCCGAAACCGCTGCCGGATGTGCAGATGGAGTGGGATGAAGCGACCTGTGGTCAGATGGTCTGGCTGTTTAACGAAACCCAGGTCAACTTTGCCGGTCGCGCCGAAGACTTTTTCAGCAGCATGGCCCGTCCGGATCGCCCGCGCGAGGCTGACGAACTGCCTGGCAAAAGCCTGCGTATCGCCTCGATTGATATCGGCGGCGGCACGACCGACCTCGCCATCACCCAGTATCGTCTGGATGATGGTCAGGGCAACAACGTCAAAATCACCCCGCGCCTGCTGTTCCGCGAAGGCTTTAAAGTGGCGGGCGACGACATCCTGCTGGATGTGATTCAGCTGTGGATTTTACCGGCGCTGCAGCAGCATCTGCAGAAAGCGGGTCTGACGCTGGCAGAACCGCTGATGAACAAGCTGTTTGGTCACGACAGCCGCATGGACGGTCAGGCGACACTGCGTCAGCAGGTCACCTTACAGCTGTTTATACCGCTGGCGCAGGCGGTGCTGGAGCGCTACGAAAACTGGGATCCGCTGGAGAGCCACGCAGAAATTAATGCCCTGTTTGGCGAGCTGGTCGATCAGCCACCCGGCGAGGCGGTGCTGGCGTTTGTTAATGGCGAGATTCAGCGCGAGCTGGGCGGCAACAGCCGCTTTGACCTGCTGCAGGTGCCGCTGGTCGTCAGTCTGGCGCAGCTGCATGGCGAATTTATGCAGCACCGCATGGCGATCATTCCGGCGCTGCGCTCAATGTGTGAAGTGGTGTCGCTCTATCAGTGTGACGTGCTGCTGCTGACCGGGCGTCCTTCGCGCTTCCCTGGCATTCAGGCGCTGGTGCGCCATCTGCAACCGCTGCCGGGCAGCCGGATTCTGTCGCTGGAAGGCTATCACACCAGCGACTGGTATCCGTTTAACAAGCATGGCCGCATCGACAACCCGAAATCCACGGCGGCGGTCGGCGCGATGCTCTGCCTGCTGGCGCTGGATCTGCGCCTCAGCAGCTTCTGGTTCCGCGCGGGCGACTTTGAACCCTACTCGACGATTCGCTACCTGGGCGTGCTCGATGAAAACCAGGCGCTGACGGACGAGAACCTCTGCTACAGCGAAATTGACCTCGACGATCCCGGCTATGTGCTGGATAAAAAGAGCAGTTTCCGTATTCGCGGCAACGTCTGCCTGGGTTTCCGTCAGCTCGATAACGATCGCTGGCCCGCCTCGCCGCTCTACAGCCTGACGCTGAACGACGCCACGCTGGCGCGTAAAGTGGCCGGTGAGAGCGTGCTGCGTATCCGTCTGGCCGTGAAAGCGGGTCCTGATGCGGCTGGCCCGGAAACCCTGGTGCTGAGCGATGCGCGCCTGGATGATGGCACCCGCGTGCCACTGGAGCAGTTAAGTCTGAAGCTGAATACCCTGTCGGCGACCGGCAATGCCAATGCGCAATACTGGATTGACAGCGGGAGCGTGTGTAAACGATGAAAGCTTTGAAACCCCGTCAGCCACAAACGCTGGCAAAACGTCTGAGCCTGTTGCAGGACGCACTGAATAACAGCCTGACGTGGATTGAGACCACCCGCGAACAGTCGCCACGTCTGGCGCTGGAAGCCGAAACCCTGACGCTGCAACTGCGCCAGGCGCGCGTGCAGGCGCAGGCACTGGCACAGCAGGTGGCACGACCGGTGACGCTGGCGCTGTTTGGTCAGTCACAGGCGGGCAAAGCCTGGCTGCTGAACGAAATGGTGGCCGATGCCCAGGGTCAGTTGGTGACCCGCATGGGCGATAAACAGCTGAGCTGGTTCCAGCATATCAATCCCGGCAACCTCGATTTTGCTACCGCGACCCGCTTCAGCCATCAGCGCGAGCCGCTGTCAGGCGAGTGGCCGGTTGAACTGACGCTGCTGAGCGAAGCGGAGATCGTGCGGCTGATGGTCGCCTGTGCCGGCGAGACCACGCCCGACACCGCCCAGATCGACAGCGCACTGCAGCGCCTGCAGCGTCATCGCCTTGCCACGCCGCTGGCCGGTCTGGAAGGTGATGCGCTGGTCACGCTCTGGTCCTGGAGCCGTCGCCGTCCGCACCACGATGTGCGGCTCGATCGTCACTTCTGGCCGCAGGCGGTTGAACTGGCGCCCTGGCTGAGTGTTGACGACCGGGTGCAGCTGTTTTCACTGCTGTGGTCGGGTCAGCCCGAACTGAATGAGATGCTGCGCAGCCTGCTGCATCTGCGTCACCAGCTGCGTAACAGCACCCGCGTGCTTGCCCCGCTGAGCCTGCTGACCGACGCGTCACTGCTGCCAGCTGAGCAGCTGATTGTGCCAGCCAGTGAACAGGATCTGCAGCAGCTGGTCGAAGTCTGCCCGCTGAACGGCAACCGCATCGGCAAAACGCAGAACGTCCCGCTGGGATTACTGGCGCTGCTGACGCTGGAAGTGCTGGTGCCGCTAAGCTCCACACCGCGTACCGCGCTTTATGATGATGCCGATATGCTGGAGCTGCCCGCGCCGGGCCAGTCCGCTGATACGGCCACTCAGGAAGATCGTCAGCGTCTGCAGCAGCAGGATCCACTGCGTGCGAAGCTGCTGGAACAGAAACGCGCCCTGCTGCCCGGCTTCTATGCCGCGCGTCAGGCAATTGACCTGCTGCTGGTCTGCACCGCAGCCAGCCACCGTCAGGATGCTGACCTCGCCAGCGAAACGCTGCGCGAATGGCAGCGTCAGCAGCCCGCTCAGGAATCGGCAGAGAAACCGCGCCTGATCTGGGCGATTACCCCGTTCGATGCCCGCCATCAGCAGGTCAATGTGGATGAAGCGGTGCAGCGTCAGATGGGACAACCTGGTCAGCACTGGGGATCGATGCTGGCACTGGATCGCGCAGGCGTCGATCGCATGGCGAGCTGGTTACTGGAAGAGATGCAGCCGGAAGCCCGCCGCGACATGCTGCTGGCTCAGCTGGCGCAGATTCAGCACACCGTGGTGGAGCGGCGTCTGCTGCCCTGGACCGAAGCGGGTGCCAGCCCGGAACAGGCGGCACGCAAACAGAACATCGCCGATACGCTGCTGAAGTGTTTACAGCATCGCACCGGCCTGCATGGCGAGCTGCTGGAGCGTCTGCAGCCGCCGCGTGAAGCGCTGCGTCAGCTGTGGCTTAATCAGTCGGCACTGCAGGGCAGCAAACCGGCCAACATTCAGGCTCCGGAAAATCAGTTCGGTATCGGGTTTGAATTCGACCTGTTCAGTGAAAGCCCGGCTGAAGCGCCGGTTCAGCCGCGTCAGAGCCTGCAGAGCGCCCAGCAGTTCCCGCGTCAGGTGCTGCTGCTGTGGCTGGATCATCTGCGTCAGCTGCCGGAAAACCGCAGCCTGCTGGCGTTGCTGAACGTGGATAAAGCGACGATGGAGTGGCTGGTTGAGGAGTTGATCACGGCCGGTTTCCGCACCGATATCGCGCAGAAACTGCAGCAGGCGCTGCATGAGCCGGATACACAGAGCGTCA
This genomic window from Pantoea sp. Lij88 contains:
- a CDS encoding RNase A-like domain-containing protein, translating into MDNKLQIAMSPVHLAAVISDKSVTESEGMSNRLMGGLELLMGSLELAGATVLCMAPEPTGLTKAACVVVGAHSMDSINAAANRVLTGQNTRTATYQTAVALAKKFGADDKAAWNIGLAVDVGVPAAFGLSVGAARVAYVRAGTFRIAEHEAVSSVRAGGHTIAKHVAISDKDLLARLARSPNMQSVSSYYSTQIAEKSVSSALKANRLKIIYWANRGNKTSPLELVYPTRVAVGYGFRQGNATKETCYAVRVVLLKQTYNGKPYYVLSSYPWMG
- a CDS encoding contact-dependent growth inhibition system immunity protein; this encodes MFSRLIRGWGNKPEKQYPALTGMLRVFLSCHHDDFGNTLEEMLQSYVTHHMPVLEARNEISILLQHENDDELNIIMSAIAGDEFRPAHWGETWRSFLIRVMTTLSIENKS
- a CDS encoding isochorismatase family protein, coding for MAVTTLDAKTALIVIDLQHGIVALPLVHEPQPVIERCASLAEAFRAHDLPVVLVNVAGGAPGRNEQARHSGEFPADWATLVPAMTPQQNDLTITKKTWGAFHATALHDELQQRGVTQVVICGIATSIGVESTARQAYELGYNVTLATDAMTDLNMDTHNNSVKLIFPRLGETGSCEEILAQLKSRA
- a CDS encoding MarR family transcriptional regulator, whose amino-acid sequence is MSDLTESAALLRMLVGKLGRRLRESAPPGELTWSQVAVLGHLVRDGSMTVTQLAAAEGVRTQSMGATVAGLLAAELVTGEPDPHDGRKTRYLPTESSLAVINSSRAMRDDWLVRTLEARLSPAEQQQLTDVLPLLQRLTDD
- a CDS encoding helix-turn-helix domain-containing protein: MADFHQHLSGALRQLRQANGWSLTLTAERTGVSKAMLGQIERGESSPTVATLWKIATGFNVPFSFFIDGSTLPSGTASGFSQPNAEMSVRSLLPYDPQLRFDLLAVELAAGAQSHSSPHEAGCVEQVVVIEGELLLGVGDLWRRLLTGDAFQFRADVLHSYRNPLSTPLRFHSLIHYLQRPDVTN
- a CDS encoding benzoate/H(+) symporter BenE family transporter; this translates as MTRAEPSRFTLPMLVSGFVAVLVGYSSSGAIIYQMFQAAGATPAQIGGWLSVLGLAQGIVSLGLSLRYRMPVLAAWSTPGAALLATSFHGVSLNEAVGVFVFANLLIVVCGVTGLFARLMNHIPASLAAAMLAGILLRFGLQTFADLQSNFVLCGSMCLAWLLARRWLARYAILVTLLVGIVVALAQHAIHFPPQSIMLALPEPVMPHFTLTTLLGIGVPYFMVTMASQNAPGIATLHAHGYRPPVSSLISWTGFTALLLSPFGGFSVCVAAISAAICMSDEVDANPQQRWRAAVLAGVFYLLAGASGALIAVLFSALPAVLIEALAGLALLATLGGSLHRALDVPAERDSALITFLLTASGVSLMGIGPAFWGLVGGVLAHLLLLRKTT
- a CDS encoding SrfA family protein, yielding MAKTILRSGNLDAVLALGENGQPVYASALQIRETLRLRRQGALADCLAIPQANERGDRLDWYAPFSGRVKSWLGASDHERRAALQQLTACQQDMQELSTRARAAENPSMRLFGALLSKTLQFPDQQYVYLVDGKPVITFWGFVDAQARSRDDALACLRDTLEENLPATLVEPLPELPAAPVVAEPVVIAEPEPESTPEPEVVAELLPVAASAEPQPVTPVAARRRFRVWYLLPPVAIAAAVTVAVLLHKPEPVVTPVATTKPVTTPAPVSTPAPAATQAPVAATQSAAPSATTPAETATTEKQPESLPLKPASAGTTEAAPAASSATLASVVTPPVPAKADDLIVTPDAVREGQVQVIDGRWRVTIDQIQTPTGKPPVMRFQFKNGKGTVQVAQGNTICKADVSAAMTSAGNLVIESRYTAKCQNNSRYRMPLLVCHASMGAAVCEAQYADDRVFPMTIKRESK
- a CDS encoding virulence factor SrfB is translated as MLAPLIDDKQKISLIENSGVQFLDFGLQLSDTPARRQFVRQTANGPLLRLKVDGNSGKFLLYPEDGGAAEVVRPESDIALADSLTLLSACWLPLPMLRCASGRRFIGGPENWARMRLVALPAPDAAGNTHRVSLAFDTRCVAEQDGGEQLGLSAADAQNGVTFALAWHNYELGEFLDLTWVDGWLRESFTDRVSDRREQAINQALREFEYQAHYLNLLELLGEQLDLSEIHIQAATLQTPAVNVDIILDVGNSHTCGVLVEDHPEESNGLKQTYELQLRDLSEPHQVYNELFDSRLEFAETRFGKANFSLESGREQAFMWPSLTRVGREASRLALQRVGLEGSTGLSSPRRYLWDEARYQPGWRFNTPGDQAEPLAYAAPFTTLLNDEGQPLSTLAPDDRLPVFSPHYSRSSLMTFMLCELLAQALMQMNSAAQRQRMPQSHAPRQLRHVILTLPSAMPKPEREIFRRRMQEALALVWKAEGWLADEDDLSPSLPRQNPKPLPDVQMEWDEATCGQMVWLFNETQVNFAGRAEDFFSSMARPDRPREADELPGKSLRIASIDIGGGTTDLAITQYRLDDGQGNNVKITPRLLFREGFKVAGDDILLDVIQLWILPALQQHLQKAGLTLAEPLMNKLFGHDSRMDGQATLRQQVTLQLFIPLAQAVLERYENWDPLESHAEINALFGELVDQPPGEAVLAFVNGEIQRELGGNSRFDLLQVPLVVSLAQLHGEFMQHRMAIIPALRSMCEVVSLYQCDVLLLTGRPSRFPGIQALVRHLQPLPGSRILSLEGYHTSDWYPFNKHGRIDNPKSTAAVGAMLCLLALDLRLSSFWFRAGDFEPYSTIRYLGVLDENQALTDENLCYSEIDLDDPGYVLDKKSSFRIRGNVCLGFRQLDNDRWPASPLYSLTLNDATLARKVAGESVLRIRLAVKAGPDAAGPETLVLSDARLDDGTRVPLEQLSLKLNTLSATGNANAQYWIDSGSVCKR
- a CDS encoding virulence factor SrfC family protein, which encodes MKALKPRQPQTLAKRLSLLQDALNNSLTWIETTREQSPRLALEAETLTLQLRQARVQAQALAQQVARPVTLALFGQSQAGKAWLLNEMVADAQGQLVTRMGDKQLSWFQHINPGNLDFATATRFSHQREPLSGEWPVELTLLSEAEIVRLMVACAGETTPDTAQIDSALQRLQRHRLATPLAGLEGDALVTLWSWSRRRPHHDVRLDRHFWPQAVELAPWLSVDDRVQLFSLLWSGQPELNEMLRSLLHLRHQLRNSTRVLAPLSLLTDASLLPAEQLIVPASEQDLQQLVEVCPLNGNRIGKTQNVPLGLLALLTLEVLVPLSSTPRTALYDDADMLELPAPGQSADTATQEDRQRLQQQDPLRAKLLEQKRALLPGFYAARQAIDLLLVCTAASHRQDADLASETLREWQRQQPAQESAEKPRLIWAITPFDARHQQVNVDEAVQRQMGQPGQHWGSMLALDRAGVDRMASWLLEEMQPEARRDMLLAQLAQIQHTVVERRLLPWTEAGASPEQAARKQNIADTLLKCLQHRTGLHGELLERLQPPREALRQLWLNQSALQGSKPANIQAPENQFGIGFEFDLFSESPAEAPVQPRQSLQSAQQFPRQVLLLWLDHLRQLPENRSLLALLNVDKATMEWLVEELITAGFRTDIAQKLQQALHEPDTQSVSHESRADRQVTRAMTVLGDFVAWLGFLQRPESERPPSRVNRGQVIFSRPPAPSVSFSAGQRLTKLSAAPANHTAYYIYDWLVGLNQVIIENNGYTGGGDLPLAAREALVALLKPLRA